In Cucurbita pepo subsp. pepo cultivar mu-cu-16 chromosome LG04, ASM280686v2, whole genome shotgun sequence, the following are encoded in one genomic region:
- the LOC111793540 gene encoding protein IQ-DOMAIN 14-like, whose protein sequence is MGRATRWLKNLFGVKKEKQPTMENSTSAFMKDKNPTSNFVGDAQLCNNPATIPPNLSAAEAAWLKSFYSETEKEQSKHAIAVAAATAAAADAAVAAAQAAVAVVRLTSHGRGTMFGGGRERWASVKIQTCFRGFLARKALRALKGLVKLQALVRGYLIRKQATATLHSMQALIRAQATVRSQRTRRFELQARKSTERFDDTRSEHTASVHSRRLSSSFDNTPFTALEESPKIVEMDTGRPKSWSRRTNTSASEFGDDPFHQTLSSPLPCRTPSRLQIPDCRHDSDWGLTGDECRLISTAQSTPRFVSSGRSNGPPTPAKSMCADNFFRGYLNFPNYMANTQSFMAKLRSQSAPKQRPEPGSKKRLSLNELMESRSSLSGVRMQRSCSQVQEAINFKNAVMSKLDRPSEFNNLQRRS, encoded by the exons ATGGGGAGAGCCACCAGATGGCTGAAGAACTTGTTTGGggttaagaaagaaaaacaacccACCATGGAAAATTCCACCTCCGCCTTCATGAAGGATAAGAACCCCACTTCTAATTTCGTCGGAGACGCCCAACTCTGCAACAATCCGGCTACAATACCGCCCAATTTATCCGCCGCTGAGGCCGCTTGGCTCAAATCCTTCTACTCCGAAACAGAGAAGGAACAGAGCAAGCACGCTATAGCAGTCGCTGCAGccactgctgctgctgctgatgcTGCGGTTGCTGCAGCACAAGCTGCCGTGGCTGTTGTCCGGCTCACTAGCCATGGGCGAGGTACTATGTTCGGTGGCGGCCGAGAGAGATGGGCCTCTGTCAAGATTCAAACTTGCTTCAGAGGGTTTCTG GCGAGAAAAGCACTGAGAGCGCTTAAAGGACTGGTGAAATTACAGGCGCTTGTGAGAGGATATTTGATTCGTAAACAAGCAACGGCAACTCTTCATAGTATGCAAGCTTTAATCAGAGCTCAAGCCACCGTTCGATCTCAGAGAACTCGCAGATTTGAACTCCAAGCTCGAAAATCAACG GAGCGGTTTGACGACACAAGGAGTGAGCACACAGCTTCAGTACACAGCAGAAGgctttcatcttcttttgaCAACACACCATTTACAGCGCTTGAAGAAAGCCCCAAAATCGTTGAAATGGACACCGGCCGACCAAAATCCTGGTCACGCCGGACGAACACGTCGGCGTCGGAATTTGGCGACGACCCATTTCACCAAACGTTGTCGTCTCCACTCCCCTGTCGAACTCCATCGCGTTTGCAGATTCCTGATTGCCGGCATGATTCCGACTGGGGTCTCACTGGCGACGAGTGTCGTTTGATCTCGACAGCGCAGAGCACTCCACGATTCGTCAGCTCCGGCAGATCCAATGGCCCTCCGACGCCAGCGAAGAGCATGTGTGCAGATAATTTCTTCAGAGGGTACTTGAATTTCCCTAATTACATGGCGAATACTCAATCGTTTATGGCGAAATTGAGGTCCCAGAGTGCTCCGAAACAGAGGCCGGAGCCAGGCTCGAAGAAGAGGCTTTCGTTGAATGAATTAATGGAATCGAGAAGCAGTCTTAGTGGGGTTCGAATGCAGAGGTCTTGTTCGCAGGTACAAGAAGCCATTAATTTCAAGAATGCTGTGATGAGCAAACTGGATAGACCATCGGAATTCAACAACTTGCAGAGAAGATCATGA